From the genome of Monomorium pharaonis isolate MP-MQ-018 chromosome 1, ASM1337386v2, whole genome shotgun sequence:
CGCGAGAGCCTCGATCTAGAGGTTCTTCAAGATTTCCGCATCGATTACAGGCAGCGTAATATCGAGACGTATCAAGATCTCTGCAATATTGTAAAAGATACAAGAAGGTTCGCCCCTCACTTCGAACGTCcgttgttaaataaatattaagtgtgAGAGACATCATCGCCTCCTTTTTCATCCTATCACCCCCCGTGAACCTACCGCATTCCTCATCGCTCGCTTCGCGTCTCTATCGGGACGGATCCCGGCACTCCCTccgtgcgatcgcgtttaccCTACGCACGCACAAAcatagacaaaccgttatttttaaaaacattatctttataattttttttaatattaaatagatctcTCATTCAAGATGTTACGGTGTTGtttgatttctgagtcaactacgacgcatcgttccgtaataacattgatacgagcgtgttatgttaaaattatacaatttttgttacatgacTGTAACGCTAAAATGATGTATAACAGTTTTATTACCtgcgtataacaaatgttacagAACAGATTATTTACATGTTATATAGCATGTACTTattacaagaataacaatgttacattacatgtaacttccatgttatattgccgttATAAAACGTGTTTACTGGGATGTATGCTTATTAGAGCTCGTATTCACAACGCTATAACAAAGCAATTTTATCTAAACATGCAATAACAGCCAATAACAGAAAGCTAATTTAAAGCTAGTGAAACATGATGCTATTGGCTCAGTTTGTGTCGCGTAATGTGGATTCATCTGAAGTTGAAAATGTGCGTGGTATGATATTCAAATGTTTTCGTAGATATTTTATCATAGTATTGTAGGAAAATCAGTTCTAAGATAATTGCTCGTGCGTTTGATGTGTCATGTCGCAGCGGTAATATCGGCGGTATGATCATAAGAGTGTGTCGCGACGGCGGTCCGTTTAGCGGCAGGATCATAGGAGTGCGTCGCGACGGCGATCCATTTGGCGGCAGGATCTTAGCGGCGCGTCGGCGACCGCGATCTCTTAGCGGGCCGCTACAAAGAAAGTTCCGAACTGCGCAATTATTCTTTGTCGGTATTGTTTTTCCGaatttgcgactataaaacCGAGAGCAGAGCGACACCCCAGTCAGTCGTTGTTAGCCGTCCGAAGGGCTCACATTTCGTGTAACTACCAATAAACCACATATTCCATACACTTCTGAGTTCACTATCATCGATCCTACAGTATGGACAGAAGTATATTTGCAtcaaattgttacaaaatacgtttattgtataatattaatgtatgacattatatagttatttaatgtggacataaatacttaattataaacacaaattgctaactaaattattttttagatggtcgaaaaaagaaaggaaaatttctctattgacgaaaaaaatgtattattgattttgtcttccagaataaaaatattttggaagATAAaagtaattcattaaaaaataaaacgcttCGGCAgggaaaatggaaaataattgCCAACATTATTTCATCAAGAGGCGTTGCGCGCGATTAGAAAGATATACGTGATGCTTATCAACGCTGGAAGATGCAAGCCAAAAAAAGTTATGCGGCACATAAAAGATCACTATGTGCTACTGGTGGTGGTTCATATGATTCAGAGTTTACTCGATCCATTAGATGATATGTTGAGGCAAATCACACCAGAAGATTTTGAGAAAGACAAAAACAGATTCGACTCCGATGCAATGGTAAAAGCGTAACATACATTTTTGCTTGTaccttaaataaaagaaattagatttaaaattttatctgtttttatATAGAGACCAGCTTACAATGAGCAAAAAAGAGTActaaatgaagaaaattatttgttggaTCCTGTTACAAGGTGAGAAAAACATGTACACACGGCGTCATTAATGCCTAACCATACTAACTGCACTAGTTCTGTATGTACACATATTTATAACGTTATATACATTAAGGATTCTATTTGTACTTTAGAGAACTGATATCTGAAGACGCATCTGCGAGACAAGAAGTAGAGCAGACCAACAATGATCAATCTGATTCTTAACCTACTACAGATGAAGGCAATGTTCCTGTAAAAAAacgacaaaagaaaaataatgtcatGTCAGCATTTGAAGAAGCAATGTTTAAGAtgcacgaagaaaaaattttaaaagaaagtgaACGCAACAAAACTGGTTTATCCCGtcgttgtttaaaaattaataaaatataataaattatatcgagTGGAAAGACAGGATTAATGCAGCCGTTCCGTTAAGGAAATGCcgccaaaattatttatcacagTATCTTACTAAAATGTGCTCTTTATTGCGTGCCTCTCAAAACGTAGATGCCGACTGACTCACAGGTCGTTGTCGAAAAtacaagtaaatataataataagagtGATCGCCACATCGGCGCTGGCCTTTCCAGGCGCGTCAATATACTCGTTAGAGCCCGAACATCCTGCCCCCCTTGAGATTTTCTCAACAATGtgataatttaatgataaaattttaatttacaattaataactGCACGATTTATTCAATGGGTAGCGGAGCAAGAGCTCTTACATTTCGCTTATATGTACCATTCTGAGTCTTTACGGTAACCACTCTCACAATGTTATCGTCTCCCGGATGCACGGCCACTATCCTGCCCATCGACCATTGCAAAGGAGCAGTGTTGTCATCTTTAATAAGAACCAAGATTCCTGGTTTAATACATGAAGCGTGTGAATTCAACCACTTGGTTCGCTGTTGCAGCTCGTTTAAATACTCCTTGCTCCAGCGACGCCAAAAgttttgcttaattttttgtatgtgtTTCCATATAGACAATCTGTTAGTAGGCACATCCGTGAGATCGACTTCAGGAATATCTGACAACGACGTTTCTATCAAAAAATGTGCAGGCGTCAAAGCCAAGCAATCATTTGGATCCGAGGACAGAGCAGTGAGCGGTCGCGAATTCAATACACCTTCTATTTCAATTACAAATGTGTTAAATTcttcaaatgtaaataatgtttCACCGAGTGTTCGACGCATGTGATGCTTAAATCCTTTCACCGCGGCCTCCCATAATCCGCCAAAATGCGGTGAACGTGGCGGTATAAAATTCCATTTGACTCCCCTGTCGACACAAAACCGCTGAAGGTTATCAATATGTTCCTttgaattgtataatttatgcaaatctTTTAGTTCATTATTTGCTCCGGTAAAGTTAGTCGCATTATCAGAATAAATTATTCCGGCCTTCCCACGCCTGGCAAAAAATCGTCGCAAACTGGCAATAAACGCTTCTGTAGTTAAATCAAAAACGACCTCCAAATGAACAGCCTTCGTAGCAAAGCAAATATATACGGCCACATAAaccttgattttatttttatttctataacgCTTctcctttatataaaaagggcCACAATAGTCGACACCAACCTTCTCGAACGGGTGATCGCTCACTACTCTATCCATCGGTAAATTTCCCATTTGATACTTTGGTGCGGGTGCTGCAAATCGAAAGCATCTCATACAAGTACGAACAGTATACTTAGCAATGTCCTTTCCTCTAACTGCCCAATAATTCTGTCTAACAGCGTATAATGTAGCTTGAACACCACAATGATAATTACTAATATggacatatttaaaaattaatttagtaaaatgattattattggGAAGTAATATGGGATGCTTCCGAGCATATCTCATATCAGCATTTTGAAGTCTTCCGCCCACTCGCAATATTCCCACGTTATCTATAAACGGATTCAATGCCAAAATTCTACTTTTTGAGTGCAGAGGTCTGCCGTGAcgcaaattatacaattcatTAGCGAAAGCGTTCGCTTGTACCGCCAGAATCACGCAATTCGTTGCTTCCCGCAGTTCTTCTGTTGTGATAGATCCTGTTCGTTTCTCTTTCTTGCGACAGTTGTGTACGAAGCGCAGGCAATATGCTATTACTCTTGTTAATAGGAATACTGATGAAAATCTCTCAACAAAATCAGCCGATATAGCAGTTTGCAAGTTAACAGTTGATCGCTGCTCCGGCACTACAATTTCTTCAACCAAGTTTGCGGGCCATTCATCTTCATCCGCCATCAACCAATCCGGTCCATTTTTCCACAGTTGGTTCTGCGCAAATGCTTCAGGCATTTGTCCACGTGACAATGGATCAGCAGGATTCTGTTGAGACGGAGCATACCTCCAATATGACTTCTCCGTAGTAGTCTGTATTTGTGCTACTCTATTTGCCACAAACGTCTTTAGTCTGTGAGGCGATGAATGTATCCAATGAATCGCAATGGTGGAATCCGACCAAAAATGTATACTCCTAAAATCTCGTTTCAGTGAGCCACTGGTAACCTTATATAAATTAGCGAGTAAGACTGCGGCACACAACTCCAACCTCGGCAGAGAAACCTTTTTTAAAGGAGCCACTCTAGATTTGGCACACACTAGCCTCACCATTCGATCTCCCGTTTGACTGGTTGAACGCAGATATATGCATGCGCCAAAGGCCTTCTCACTTGCATCGCAGAATCCATGTAGTTGTAGGTCGGAATCACCAAGCATTATTCTTCTCGGAAAACTAAAACCATTTATGGAATTAAGTTGTGTCTTATATTCGTtccataatgtaaatatatccaTGGGCACTGTCTCATCCCATTCAAGCTTCAGCTGCCAGAGCAGTTGCATAACAATCTTGGCTTTAACAATGATTGGTCCCAACAGTCCAAGTGGATCAAAGATTGCCGCGATCTGTGATAGCAATGTTTGCTTAGTGAGGCGCTCGTTACCATTTATTCGAGTGTTcatgatatatataatggtATCGTCCTTGCATCTCCACTGTATGCCTAAGGTTTTAACGCTGTCTTCACCTCCCAAACAAAGATGTTCAATGTCCGATCGCTCACCAAGATCATCAATCAAGCTGCTAGTATTTGAAGCCCACTGCCTCAGATGAAATCCACCTCTACGAAGCAGTTGAATCAATTCGTTTGCAAGGCCCTCTCGTAATTATCTGCTCCCGTGAGAAGGTCATCCACATAGAAATCTCTCTTCAAAACTTCCGATGCTAGGGGAAAATCATCTTCTTCATCCATTGCCAATTGATGTAGACATCTAACTGCTAGGTAATTTCCCGGTCTCGTGCCATAGATTACAGTTTGAAGACCATACATCCTGATCGATTCCATAGGATTCTCTCGCCATAATATCCTTTGATATTTGGTATCTTCCAGATGAAGACGCACCTGTCGAAACATCTTTTCGATGTCCGCAGTTAATACATATGAATATGAACGAAATCGCGTGACAATAGAGAATACATCCTCCTGCAATACCGGACCCGACATAAGCACGTCGTTTAAAGCAACGCCAGTGGTTGACCTGGCTGAAGCGTCAAACACTACTCTCAATTTTGTCGTAAGACTATCCGTTTTTAACACAGCATGATGAGGCAAGAAATAACCATCTGTCAACTTCTCTGCATTACAATTCGTTACCTCAATCATGTGTCCCAATTCACAATACTCGCGTAAAAAACGTGAATATTCCGCACGCTGAGCTTCGTTTGACAATAATCGTCGCTCCATCGAGAATAATCTTTTCTCCGCCATTTTATACGAATCGcctaatttatttacatttccTTTAAAGGGTAATCTGACACAATATCTACCCTTTTCATCTCTAACGGTAAACTTTCTGAAATGCGCTTCGCAGTTCCTTTCTTcctctgataaatgtttaatatcactTAATTCCTCTATCTCCCAAAATTTAGCTACTTGTAATGACGTCTTATCAATCGATATATTACAAACCGTTTCTTTATCGTCTCGTACTCTATCATAAATTCTACCTCCAATAATCCAACCAAATTTAGTTTTCTGCAATACGATAGAGCCTCCGCTGAGCCTTATTTGCCCCACGCACAACAGATGAAAGAAAGTCTCTGCTCCAATAAGCGCATCTATTCTCGATGGTTTACAAAATTCAGGATCAGCTAGCCTTATGTTACGCGGTATCTCTAGTTTGCTTTTATCAATATACTTGGCTGGCAAATATTCCGTTATCTCATCTATCGCGAGaaaagtcaaatttaaattaaggcGACCATCGCTAGACTGTATCTCTGCATCTACTGCATGCTCAATATGCGTAAGAGCTTGACCAAACCCCGACACCGgcacattaatttttcgttttgTCAGTTTTAGTTTCTCTACTAaagaatttacaataaaattagattgcGAACCAGAGTCcaataaaattctacaattaTACGCATTGCCAAActtgtcaaatatttttactaatgcagtagataaaaatatgtgtgAAGCAACTACTGCCTGCAGACTCTTTTGTGATGCAATATCGTTTTCATGTTTCTCTTCTGAGTTCGAAATCGCTCGAATTTCACTGCGATGTAACAAATCATTATGACGGCGTCTGCACTTTGAGCAAGGTCTAAATCTACAGAAGTTCGCCGAATGATTAGGACGCAAACAATTAAAGCATAAACGCGCTGTTTTTACTAATGATATTCTTTCGTCACAATTTGCACGCAACAATTGCTCACACTTATATACATTATGCGATCCATTACATATCGGGCACTGCTGCCTCTCCTGGACGGTCATGCAATTTTGCGATTGTCTAACATTACTATTTCTTGCATCCCGCATCAATGGCAGTTTTCCACTAACCTTGGACTGCGATGCAAATCCAGCGTCGACATTTTCTAGTACATAGCATTTGTTCTTTAGAAATTTCCATAAATCCTCCAAGGAGGGCATTTCAGTTCCATCAATTGAACGCTCCCACTCCTTGTGCGTATTCCTGTCtaccttaaaaattattaactggATCAGCATCGCATCCCAATGTTCGGTCTGCAAACCTAAAGTTTTGAGTGCTCGCAAGTGCCTCAACGCACCGTCCATTAACGCTCGCAAACCTGTCAAGGACTCTTTGGCTATGTTTGGCAATTCAAATAAAGACCTTACATGATTCTGTATTATTATACGCTTATTGTCGAACCGTTCCACGACCAGATTCCAAGCAATCTCGTAATTTTCGGCTGATGTCGCAAGTGACTCTATGATTTGTGCAGCATCGCCCTTCAAACACGATTTCAAATATTGTAGCTTCTGCACAGGCTTAAGATCAGAATTGTCATGTAtagttgttttaaaattatcatagaaGCATAACCACGCGTTATAGTCACCATCAAAATTAGGCAGATTAATCGTCGGTAACTTTACGGTGCGTTCCGATCTACGTACGTTCGTATCTATATTATCATTGCTTGTCGGTCGTGTAACAGTCGACGAAACACAATGTTGTTCGGCCTTGGATACaagttcaaaataatattgctcGAACTCACTTCTTTCCTCAAACTCACCGTCAGGCTCAAGTAGCTCTATATCCGTCTGTATGTCATCGAACTTATCCCATAATTCTCTGACCTTGGCTAAACGCTCTCTCAACTGCTGTATATCGGGTCTAGCTGTATACGAATCGAGATATGTCCTAAATCTTGTTAATTTAGCTTTGATGACTGACCGTTTTTGTACAAGAATCCTGATTTCTTCAGCCATCACGAtggttacaatatttttataatttaactccAATTAGCCTTAG
Proteins encoded in this window:
- the LOC105828445 gene encoding uncharacterized protein LOC105828445, with translation MLINAGRCKPKKVMRHIKDHYVLLVVVHMIQSLLDPLDDMLRQITPEDFEKDKNRFDSDAMRPAYNEQKRVLNEENYLLDPVTRELISEDASARQEVEQTNNDQSDS
- the LOC118646569 gene encoding uncharacterized protein LOC118646569, with amino-acid sequence MNTRINGNERLTKQTLLSQIAAIFDPLGLLGPIIVKAKIVMQLLWQLKLEWDETVPMDIFTLWNEYKTQLNSINGFSFPRRIMLGDSDLQLHGFCDASEKAFGACIYLRSTSQTGDRMVRLVCAKSRVAPLKKVSLPRLELCAAVLLANLYKVTSGSLKRDFRSIHFWSDSTIAIHWIHSSPHRLKTFVANRVAQIQTTTEKSYWRYAPSQQNPADPLSRGQMPEAFAQNQLWKNGPDWLMADEDEWPANLVEEIVVPEQRSTVNLQTAISADFVERFSSVFLLTRVIAYCLRFVHNCRKKEKRTGSITTEELREATNCVILAVQANAFANELYNLRHGRPLHSKSRILALNPFIDNVGILRVGGRLQNADMRYARKHPILLPNNNHFTKLIFKYVHISNYHCGVQATLYAVRQNYWAVRGKDIAKYTVRTCMRCFRFAAPAPKYQMGNLPMDRVVSDHPFEKVGVDYCGPFYIKEKRYRNKNKIKVYVAVYICFATKAVHLEVVFDLTTEAFIASLRRFFARRGKAGIIYSDNATNFTGANNELKDLHKLYNSKEHIDNLQRFCVDRGVKWNFIPPRSPHFGGLWEAAVKGFKHHMRRTLGETLFTFEEFNTFVIEIEGVLNSRPLTALSSDPNDCLALTPAHFLIETSLSDIPEVDLTDVPTNRLSIWKHIQKIKQNFWRRWSKEYLNELQQRTKWLNSHASCIKPGILVLIKDDNTAPLQWSMGRIVAVHPGDDNIVRVVTVKTQNGTYKRNVRALAPLPIE
- the LOC118646570 gene encoding uncharacterized protein LOC118646570, whose amino-acid sequence is MAEEIRILVQKRSVIKAKLTRFRTYLDSYTARPDIQQLRERLAKVRELWDKFDDIQTDIELLEPDGEFEERSEFEQYYFELVSKAEQHCVSSTVTRPTSNDNIDTNVRRSERTVKLPTINLPNFDGDYNAWLCFYDNFKTTIHDNSDLKPVQKLQYLKSCLKGDAAQIIESLATSAENYEIAWNLVVERFDNKRIIIQNHVRSLFELPNIAKESLTGLRALMDGALRHLRALKTLGLQTEHWDAMLIQLIIFKVDRNTHKEWERSIDGTEMPSLEDLWKFLKNKCYVLENVDAGFASQSKVSGKLPLMRDARNSNVRQSQNCMTVQERQQCPICNGSHNVYKCEQLLRANCDERISLVKTARLCFNCLRPNHSANFCRFRPCSKCRRRHNDLLHRSEIRAISNSEEKHENDIASQKSLQAVVASHIFLSTALVKIFDKFGNAYNCRILLDSGSQSNFIVNSLVEKLKLTKRKINVPVSGFGQALTHIEHAVDAEIQSSDGRLNLNLTFLAIDEITEYLPAKYIDKSKLEIPRNIRLADPEFCKPSRIDALIGAETFFHLLCVGQIRLSGGSIVLQKTKFGWIIGGRIYDRVRDDKETVCNISIDKTSLQVAKFWEIEELSDIKHLSEEERNCEAHFRKFTVRDEKGRYCVRLPFKGNVNKLGDSYKMAEKRLFSMERRLLSNEAQRAEYSRFLREYCELGHMIEVTNCNAEKLTDGYFLPHHAVLKTDSLTTKLRVVFDASARSTTGVALNDVLMSGPVLQEDVFSIVTRFRSYSYVLTADIEKMFRQVRLHLEDTKYQRILWRENPMESIRMYGLQTVIYGTRPGNYLAVRCLHQLAMDEEDDFPLASEVLKRDFYVDDLLTGADNYERALQTN